The DNA window ATTTGTtggtttttttttcaaaattgtttGTCTGTTAAAATTTGTTGCTCTTATGTGGGTTTTATGCGCATTTTGGTATAGTGACTGGAAAAGAGTGGAGGAGGATTGTAGGCGAGCGGTTGAGCTTGATCATCATTCTGTCAAGGTCTGGTTTACTAAATAATTTGTGAAAGCATGTCCGAATTCTGTTCGTGTTAATGGATTGCTAATGTTAACTACTATATTGGGATGTCTTGTGTTCATTACTAGTTTTCCTGCATATACCAAGATCGCTAGTCCAGATATTCCCCGAGGTTCCCTACCTCATTATCAAGGCATTGCTAAGGCTGCAAATTAATTGCCAAAAGGCCTAACTATAAACTGCTTGTTTTGATTGCATAACTTAATGCTACCTAGATGGGGACCATATCGAGAAGTATTCTACTCATGAAATCGTTCAACATCTGTGATGGTGTTGTGAATTTTTCGTGCATTGTTGTTTTCTGAGCATTTAAACACGAAGTCCGGTGATAACGGTCTCATGTCCCACTGACACGTGGATTTTTTTAACAACAGGGTCACTATATGCTCGGTCTTGCTCTGTTACAAAGGAAAGTATACGCAGAAGGTGTCAAGAAATTGGAGAAGGTACTTGATGTTTACTTTTTTAGAGAAGTAACCCCATGTGAAAAGTTTCACTTGGTAAATGAATGGATGCATGTGCGTCAAGAGTATCGCATTCATCTTGGTGGTATCGTCATCTTTTGCCATTCAAGTCCAGCAGAAATTTAATATtcgaataaaatattttcttggatTTAGACTTTTGCTGTTAGAGTTTTGTTGGGAACGATAGGTTGGTGGTGAGGATGGTTTCAAGTTTCAACCACTATCATAGCCAATGAGATATATGCATATGCTGAGTTCGTCGCATAAATGTAGTTTTAATGCTTGAATGCTTGATACCTGTCCTACGTGATCGTGAAACTAATTGCTCAAACCTTACTCTTATGAAAAAATTATCATATTGAAAGACGATAAATGACATTAAGACAGTTGATACCTTTTTCCCTTACCACAAAGAGGAGTTTTTCATTGACCATCATGATATATGCAATTTTCCACCTGACTTTACAACTTTTACCTCCATACCATTAATTGGATTCGTATCTGGGGGCTGTATCCAAATTATTTAGTTTGGTAGATGGAATAGGAAAAAGTTAATTTATCCAGACTCCCTAAGATTGTATTATCTCTTCCGTGCTTCCAATCTTTGCTTCTTGAATGTTATGAGAAATGAAAGTGTATATGGGATCAGATTAATTTCAtttatgttatgatttttcatttaTATGATTTGGTTGTGATTAGTTATATGAAGGATTTCCCATCATATTTACGACAAGATACTTTCACTTGTATAAAGGGATGATACTTGAACCATAAATTCGAGATTAATATAGTTTTAGCGCAATGATGGGCATTTTTTTCTCGTAGACACAGGACTTTATAGTTGAACCATGAGTGATTTTACTGTCCATGTCTCTTCTTTGTTTTTCTATTATTTAGTTGACGCCATTCTAATAACTTTTTGTTGTCGTTCAATTGAAGATGAAGCATCCTGTTTGTGCTTCTCTGCTCTCGATCTCTCTGATATTAAATACAACATCCCAGAATAAAAGATTTTCTGCGTCAAGCAGAACACTTCAAATGAAATCATATATTTTGGGACCAGATTTGATATAATTTAGATCAAGATGtatctttgatatgatttgatccTGATGGTGTTCTAAATTAAGATAGATTAATTGAGTTATAGTCAGCATAGTCATAAATATAAATCTTTATGTTCGAACTACACAATTCTCTTTTGAATATATTTTTACTTCttaaaattcaagaaatgcAACATTTACTTCTAAACTTCCAACCAGATAGAGGCATGGGGCCTAGGGTCCATATCTTTTTTTAAATCATGATACAGACTAGGAACAAAAACTAATTTCTTGACTTCAATGACAAGTTATCCGAGTTACTTGTGTAAACCGGGACGAAATCCTCTGCTACATTTGGTATTCCAAATCGTGCTACAATTTGCTCAAACAAAATCTGCTTGCacgaattaaaaattaaaagcaTCAAACATTATGTGTCaacataatataataaattactGGCAAAACATTCGATTCATCTGATTTTCTACGAAAAATATCTAAAGTAAGATTCACAATTAAAACAGTttagtatttattttttttaaaaagagatGAATCAATTGCTTTGTCTTTGATCTATTgtattttgtttatatataatatttggtaatttaatttttattaattcgtGTTAACCAAGATTGTTTGAGCAAATTGTAGCATGGTTTGGAGCACCAAGTATAGCAGAGTATTTTGTCCTGTATTAGCGTACTTTCATCTGCATCTATTGATGTGTTGACGTatagttattatttttattattattattttttcccgTACTTTGCATAATAAATGTCTTAATTCGGATAAGATTCACTCTCACATTAGTATCCAAGTACCTTGTCATCATATTTAATCTCCCATTGCCAAAACTATTTATTTGATCGCGTTCATGGAGAAGGTTCTCGAGACTAGCACATAATTTCTGTATAATTTTTTCCATTGAGAAGGCTGTCTGTAAGCATTTGAAGTTTGTTTCTTGCAATGTTTTTTGTTATAAATGTGTTGAAATTAATACAGGCATCAATGTTTTCCTTTCCGTGATTGATTTTACTAATTTCTTTTTTCTATTATCTTGTGCTTTCGCTACCTTTTCTGTTTCCTACATCTATAGCATTGATTCAAACTTGTTCGATCATCCTGTAAAGTATTTCTGTTCAGATATGTACTTGGACCCCGTGTTCTATGTCTATGACTGGTGGTTGAAACCAAAGTCTTCATACACATGTCATCAGATCTGATTCACATTCGTTCAGCATATAGTAGTCCTGGCAACATCAAAGTACACTATAATGTAATAGCTCCTCTGCCAACATACTGGACCACCAATAAATGGATTTGGCAACAAATTAATTGCATGATTGTTGCACCTGTAATTTTAGTCGATACTCGATACGGCCCACAGGATTCCCTATATTAATAATTGTCGATACTATTTTCTTTGTTATTATTCGATTATTAAGTATGTCGTGAAAATGGAACTTGTTgaataaaccaaatctatccaGTTTTTGTTGGTTATCTATGTCCTAGCTTATCTACCATCGATTTCAACTGCCAGCATGCAGCTCACTACCGGAAAACTCCTGTAGTAATACAAGACAAAACCAAGTAATCTTTTGCTCCATGGTGGTGATATTTATAAATTTGCACTTTCTTTTTGTGGTATTTGTTGGATACTAATATTAGaatcttatctcaacttattcTAATCCCCACCTGTTTGTATTCTCCTCCTTGTCAGCCTCTAAAACTTCGATTATGACGTACCTGAAAACAATTTTCCTTGGCGGTCTTGACACATCACCATTTATTCGAATATCAAATATCTCCGATGATCAGGATAATGTCTAAGTGTTTGTATAATTTGAGAGGATGGAGGTGTGAAATGTGGAAAGGGCGCATCTAGCTTGCATTTGGTGGAGATCACATGTCTTAGTGAAGCAGGATTTAAAAGATTTTCTACATAACAGATATGGAAGAACAAGGTGCAATTTTTTGGTTTTGGGCTGTGGCATGGATGTATTTATCCCATCCAGGGTCCATTAATTGTGATGTGTATGTGAGGTGAAAATTGATTATTACTTTATCAGACCAGGACGTAAGAGCAGTGCTGGTGAAAGTTGGTGAATGTCACGACGATGGTGGTTACCTGTGTCGGTGCTAGATATTTGAGTGGTGCTTTTGGTAGTATTTTAAGAGATATTAATCAGGAACTACGAGAAGAAAGTGCACTAAGAGCGAGGTTGAGTAAAGCATTTACAATTTCTTTGAAATTGTCCAAATGTACAGGAGCTAAGGACTTTTGTCTTTTTAAGTGCCCAGGACAGACATGCCTTGTGATGGTTTCCTGTATGGTGATGATCTTATGATAGGTTCCTCGATTTTTTTTCCAGGCAAACTAAACTCCTCGTGTGCTTGCTGCTTGTTTTACCTTTTACGCAGTAATTGTAATCCGATTTGGTgtgtttgatattttttttacctTATATACCTTTTTATGTGGTTCATAGTAATTGGATGCCAAAATCTGTTGTAAATTGTTCCTTTTTGTGTATTATATTTGTATGGATGTTAGTCAGCAGTTGTCTCGTGATCCCATCGTATTCATGCATGTGGGCCTGAAAAATGTTTGGGATATCATTATCTGGATGCAATTGTGGCATCTTTGTATTGTAATCcttttttgttgaaaaaaacACCTGAAGTTTGTGGTAGAGGAGGatatattttagaattttatgTTATGTTCGATGTAACATAGGCATTGGACCTTGGTAGGGGTGCAAACCCGAATGGATACATGGTAGAGGAGATATGGCAGGAGCTTGCAACAGCAAGGTACCTAACATGGGAACATGAAGCTACCGAGCGTTCTTGGAACCTTCAAAACTTAAGGTGATATTGTTCTCTTTTCTGTACGCTTTCGTTTTAATACTTGTTTCACGTTCGCATTGTTCCTTTTTGCCTTTGGTGTTTTGATTTGCTTACCTTATACTACATTGTTGAATTGCTTTATGACTCAGAGAAGCATGTGTGGCAGCTCTGAAGCAGAAACAGTTCCTTGATACTTCTGATACGGAAGGTTTTGTGGATGAAAATGGCAAGTCTAATCTAGATCAACTCGAAGGTCTGGCCTGCGTTTTTGACAAAGCTGCTGAGAATGACACTCCAACTGAGGTAACCATCATGGTCCCCATGTGTAGTTTGTTTCCCTCGCTTGGCTCTTCTGAAACCATTGTATTATTTCAGCTGCCAGATTATCTTTGTTGTAAAATTACTTTGGACATATTCCGTGACCCTGTGATTACTCCATGTGGGATTACATATGAGAGAGCAGTGATCCTTGAACATCTGCTGAAGGTAGtacattctcatatcttttctTAGTTAACAGTCATGATGGCCATAAAAATTCATCGAATTACTTCCAACTTCGTCCCCTCTTAGGTGGGCAAATTTGATCCCATCACCCGGGAACCGCTTTATGCTTATCAGCTTGTACCAAATTTGGCCATAAAAGAAGCTGTAAGAGCATATCTGGAGAAGCACGGGTGGGCTTATAAGACGGAATGACATTTTTATTATCTGTTCGAGTTTTGAAATAGATGTTTGATTGTTGTACGTTGCCGAGGCAAAGTATATGAGAACATCCATAACTTTCTTGGTAATTGCAGTCAGCACGTAAATTCCTTGCTCCCAAAGCATGCAGTCCACTATTTTTGAAGCACATTAGCGCCATATGATCCATCTTTCGAAATATGTACATTGTTTACAATCGAAACTAGTACATTTTTGTAAAAGACATGTACCCTTGTAACATCATCCGTTTGATGATTTCTGCTGCCAATTTGGGAATACAAAAGATTTATTTCACGGGTTTCGCTTTGCGACGTTTGTTGTTTGAAAATATGTGTTCACCTAAGCTGGTTGATAGTCTATTACAGTAGTTGAAACTTGATCATacaccttgaatttatttttcacCTTCAATGTCTCACTGTAAACCCATAAATTTCTTCTCCGAAAGGAAGTAGTTAACATCAAGACAACTACATTAATTGTATCAAACTAAAAATTCAAGACAGACAGacaaagcaaaaatttgtgtgaaacgatctcactcgtcgtatttgtgagacgaatctcttatttgggtcattcatgaaaaaatattaattttcatgttaagagtattacttttattctgaatatgggtatggttgacctgtttcacatattaagatccgtgagacggtctcacatgagatccactTGACAGACAATAGCACATTGTCATAACTATTGATCTCTCTTCTAAATAATGGACTCTAATGTCTAAATCCCAACATAACCCCAACCGTAACACATGAACAAATAAAGCATGTCTTCTTAGGTGCATGAAAAGATATGGAAGCTTCCCATATGGTAGGTAGTTCACCAAAAATCTATATCACATTTACGACATAATtagtatttatatttaaattattttttaatatattattaactTGAAGAACATATGATCACGATTTTTCCAATCATTCCCATTTGATAATtatattttccatttttatttCTCGTAGAAAAATGTTATGGCATGAATAGACTCGTGATATAttattttggtaaaaaaaaaatatacaaataaCCTATCATATAGAACAATATTATATAGCTGTTGAAGTATTATTCAAAATgtagaaaattatattatttatatatatggtaGTTTTTTTAACAACAAAGTGTTTTTAATAGAAATGAATTATTAAGAATGGCTTTAAATTAAAACttacaaatatttttgaaatccaAGAATATATGATGGAAAAGAGATGATATGGGAAAGAAATTTCACATTTCAAAATTGTGTAAAAAATTAGCTAGCTGATTAATAAATTCTAAcatcatttaacatttttaatattcaaaacattttaaattttaagctaattaattataaataagtcttaaatatattattatgtaATATACaatcaaatattaaaatgaTACTGAAATAAATGAAGGAAAAATATAATTGTGTTGTTGGATTACATGAATAAAATGGAAAAACATTTATTAGGTTCTGATAGGGTGTATTTATaacttaaattaataaaaaaaaaattgtgaaaataaaaataaagaaccAAGTGCCGCAATCACACGTGGTAGACCCATACTGTTTTAGCAAATCATAAATTGACATTTAATTCCCCCAAATCATTCAATCAAGAAACAATTGTTGTCAAATCATTGATTTTGCTTGTCAATTATGTTGGGAGTTTCGGAGACTTGACAAAGTATATGTACAAAAGGTTGAGTTTTTTCTCAGATTGCGACCGATTTATTTTCAAAgtacaaataatatttttacttaaaagtTGAATTCTCTCCCACAATATTTACTCAAAATTTATGCTAGAAAAGGGGGATGGACCACAAAACAAGAGAATAATGGCCAAATtctatcttcttcttcttcttcttcttctactAAATGTTTCCAAAATCCAATCTGGAATCACTCACTCCTTCAATTATGAATCACAACTTCATTATGCTTCGTGTTTGTTTTGGATTCATCCCCCAAATACAAATCACATCATTCAACATCAAAACAATTCCAACCATCAATAATGCAAAACAAAATATCCCCTTTCCATTTTCCAAGGGAAAAAATAAAGAAGAGAAATCAAGAAGTCCATTAAAATAAAGAAGCAAGTTGCATCTTTTCTTTATAATAATCGAGCACTTTGATTCGAGTCACATCACGGCGTAAGTTTTTAATGGACTACACACTATCAAGAAAGATTCCAAAAAAGTGGGATAGAATCCAAACCAACTATTAATGCTTCTTACATTGTATTGATTTATTAGAAAAAGTTGTGGAAAAGCCCTTCACTGAATTACCaacaatcaaataaacaatctGTGGCTGAACCAACATAAGATCGCTTCTCTTAGACTAGAAACTTTAACAGTTAACCCAAAACCATGTGCATCAACAAAATTTATAGATAAAGCATCCAATCTTAGTATTCACAATACTCGCCGTAAAATTAAGATCAAACCCTTGTTTAGATCAAGAATATGCTCCCATACACAAGGAAGATTGAAACTTGCAAACACGACCATAAGATACCTTAACTTTTATGATGGCGAAGAATTTACAGGATACGTGTGCTCGAAAGACTTGATCAATCATGTTGTATGGGTGAGATTGATGGCCCTGTTTAGTTTCTCGAGTATGCCACCGGCTTTTCTTTTGGCCCTCGAAGTTCCATTTTGAGCAAGATGTGATATTGTACCGAATACATTCTCTTCGTCTTTTATTTCTTTCCACTTGGATCGATAACTCAAACATATGGTGTACAGGATGGCGATGCAATTCTCCTTATTTCTAGCGCAAGATGTCTCCCTGATTATGCTGAGCAAGCATGGGACAGCCCCGAGTTCTGCCATCTCCTCTATCGCTTTTTGATTGGTCGCTAGCATAGCGAGGATGGAGAGTAACTCATCAACGTGCATTCTACTCTTGATATTTTTCAAGATTGCTCGTACCGCACCATCTCTCACGGCTCTCAACTTATTCTCATGAATGATGCACAGATTGAAAATGGCTGAAGCAGTATCTCTCATAGTTGAGGAATACTCTTCATTTAATAGATCGATTAGAGGTTTTAAGGCACCAGATTTTCCGATCAGCTCCTTATTCGAGTCGAGGGCGGACAACGTGAAAAGGGCTGCAGCTGCATTGCTCCTTGTTTCGATTGTTCCGGACCTCAATGCATCCATGAGGAGAGGAATCACCACCGGCGTTTCGGCAACAAGTTTCTTGTTGTTGTCATGAATTGAGAGATTCAAAAGGGTGGTGATCAAATCTTCTTGGAGTTCCAAATGAAACTCGGTCTGGGGCTTACTTTTGGAGAGTGGCGATAGCAACTGAGGTATGAAATCAACAGATTCACTGAAAAGTGCCCTGAATGAAGGCATTTGTTTGGTCAACAATCGCAATTCTTTGGCGGCTTCTTTTTGGTCAGATGCCGAAGAAGACATTTTCTCGAGCAAATAGATGAAATGAACTCGATCAGCTTCGGTCAACACCTCTTCATTGGTATACTGAACAGAGTCTGGCATTTTGATCCCATGATCCTTGCACCATTGTGCTATCATATCTCGGATCAAAAGATTGGGCGTCAGTATAGTGTGCGAGAGTACTTGTTGAGTAATAGGGCATGTCCGATTCCCAGATTTCAGCCATTTCTGAATAAAGGGCCGATCATAGGTCTGCCAGATTCGTTGGGAATATGTCAATAACAAAGATAAAACATAACTGAGAAGAAAGTGTATCAATAAGCTCCAAGAACAACGCCTATGGATCCCCAAACATGAGAAGATTAACAAAAGGATCTTCAACAAAACTGGAAAAAAGGAGGACTGATCGAATGAATATCAGTGCACAAAAAGACAAAAACAGCGGTGCATAAAGGAATAtttaagaaaagaaaagaaaagaaaagccAGGAAACTCGAGCATCCATAATCTTCAGCAAAAAATTAAAGCACGAGCTCAGGCAAAATCATTCGTCAAAAGAAATATATTCAACAAAATTCTGCATTTTCCCATTtgcattcataaaaaaatttcgcGTAACGTATAATTACTCCTGAAGTAAAGAGTAAAAACCTGTCCAGTGGCAACAATCACAGGATCCCTCACGAGTTCCTTCGAAAGTGGGCACTTAAACTCCTCCGGCACCGCCCCATGATCGAATCGTTGATAATGAAGCTTCAAAGAAACGGATTTCTTCAATTTCAGTTCCTTCAAATCACAAAGCATTTGTTGGGCTCTGTCGATTGCATCTAAATTAACATCATCCTCATCCACCATCGCCCTCACCAATTTCTGCAATTCTTTCTTTAATTCCAATGCCTTCGCCACCAACGTCGGATCCTTCTCAAACACACCACTTTTCGCCATCACCCTCTTTTTCTTTCAACAACACCACCAAAT is part of the Primulina eburnea isolate SZY01 chromosome 1, ASM2296580v1, whole genome shotgun sequence genome and encodes:
- the LOC140836479 gene encoding E3 ubiquitin-protein ligase CHIP-like isoform X1; protein product: MSSLAAKQAEILRQDGNTCFKKDRFAAAIEAYTEAITLCPNVPVYWTNRALCHLKRNDWKRVEEDCRRAVELDHHSVKGHYMLGLALLQRKVYAEGVKKLEKALDLGRGANPNGYMVEEIWQELATARYLTWEHEATERSWNLQNLREACVAALKQKQFLDTSDTEGFVDENGKSNLDQLEGLACVFDKAAENDTPTELPDYLCCKITLDIFRDPVITPCGITYERAVILEHLLKVGKFDPITREPLYAYQLVPNLAIKEAVRAYLEKHGWAYKTE
- the LOC140836479 gene encoding E3 ubiquitin-protein ligase CHIP-like isoform X2, translated to MSRYIGRTGLCAISSGMTGKEWRRIVGERLSLIIILSRVTICSVLLCYKGKYTQKVSRNWRRGANPNGYMVEEIWQELATARYLTWEHEATERSWNLQNLREACVAALKQKQFLDTSDTEGFVDENGKSNLDQLEGLACVFDKAAENDTPTELPDYLCCKITLDIFRDPVITPCGITYERAVILEHLLKVGKFDPITREPLYAYQLVPNLAIKEAVRAYLEKHGWAYKTE
- the LOC140836494 gene encoding U-box domain-containing protein 9-like, which codes for MAKSGVFEKDPTLVAKALELKKELQKLVRAMVDEDDVNLDAIDRAQQMLCDLKELKLKKSVSLKLHYQRFDHGAVPEEFKCPLSKELVRDPVIVATGQTYDRPFIQKWLKSGNRTCPITQQVLSHTILTPNLLIRDMIAQWCKDHGIKMPDSVQYTNEEVLTEADRVHFIYLLEKMSSSASDQKEAAKELRLLTKQMPSFRALFSESVDFIPQLLSPLSKSKPQTEFHLELQEDLITTLLNLSIHDNNKKLVAETPVVIPLLMDALRSGTIETRSNAAAALFTLSALDSNKELIGKSGALKPLIDLLNEEYSSTMRDTASAIFNLCIIHENKLRAVRDGAVRAILKNIKSRMHVDELLSILAMLATNQKAIEEMAELGAVPCLLSIIRETSCARNKENCIAILYTICLSYRSKWKEIKDEENVFGTISHLAQNGTSRAKRKAGGILEKLNRAINLTHTT